Proteins encoded by one window of Octopus bimaculoides isolate UCB-OBI-ISO-001 chromosome 4, ASM119413v2, whole genome shotgun sequence:
- the LOC106875043 gene encoding uncharacterized protein LOC106875043, producing MAPDIPEKPQVIKIVNISNKELIPNQINILSKGLKFTPTPQRPNYHEMKDDISEFCRKLRLADEFYDKHIDDDSIARNSSNHTPTKGKNKAFDQFCEHITNYPYQLTNKQKHKPNFNKRQWNDLNELKEDKTITIKEADKGNAVVLMNTRDYKNLVLSLLGDETYYEKAPHYNQHKIMNNLRTLIISYRDGLTDKEYDYITNFKNKSSLFYGIPQIHKSRIMSDACKGATDIIIKVLSPDDLKLRPIIAGPACETHRLSSFLDTLLKPFLKHTKSFIRDDLDMLNHLPKTVNEKTLLVSFDVVNLYSNIPHTLGIEAITFWLVNYTYELPSRIKKELIIEGLRFILENNHFIFNNEYFRQKSGIAMGTRTAPSFANLVMGYREIKLYQRTLEKYGNSFSTYIQNNWK from the coding sequence ATGGCACCAGACATACCAGAGAAGCCACAGGtaattaaaatagtaaatatcTCTAATAAAGAACTAATACCCAACCAGATAAACATACTATCCAAAGGACTAAAATTTACACCAACCCCACAACGACCAAATTACCATGAAATGAAAGATGATATTTCTGAGTTTTGTAGAAAATTAAGACTAGCCGATGAATTTTATGACAAACACATTGACGACGATtcaatagctagaaatagcagcaaccaCACCCCTACGAAAGGAAAGAATAAAGCCTTCGACCAATTCTGTGAGCACATCACCAATTACCCTTATCAactcacaaataaacaaaaacacaaaccaaacTTCAACAAGAGACAATGGAACGACCTTAACGAACTAAAAGAAGATAAAACCATAACAATCAAAGAGGCAGATAAAGGTAACGCAGTAGTCCTAATGAACACGAGGGACTATAAAAATCTAGTACTATCTTTATTAGGGGATGAGACATATTACGAAAAGGCCCCACACTATAaccaacataaaataatgaataatctcAGGACATTAATTATCTCATACCGGGATGGACTCACAGACAAGGAATACGACTACATTACCAACTTTAAGAATAAATCAAGTTTATTCTACGGCATCCCCCAAATCCACAAAAGCAGAATAATGAGCGATGCATGCAAAGGGGCTACAGACATAATTATCAAGGTCCTCTCACCTGATGACCTGAAACTAAGACCAATAATAGCAGGTCCAGCATGTGAAACCCACCGCCTCAGCAGCTTCTTGGACACTCTACTGAAACCCTTCCTAAAGCACACCAAGAGCTTTATAAGGGATGACCTGGACATGCTAAACCACCTCCCCAAAACGGTCAATGAGAAAACACTACTCGTATCCTTCGACGTAGTCAACCTATATTCAAACATCCCCCACACTCTAGGAATAGAGGCCATCACATTCTGGTTAGTCAATTACACATATGAACTTCCCTCTCGCATTAAAAAAGAACTCATAATAGAAGGACTAAGATTTATCCTagaaaataatcattttatatttaacaatgaaTACTTCCGACAAAAATCGGGGATTGCAATGGGAACACGGACGGCGCCTTCTTTTGCGAACCTGGTAATGGGCTATCGCGAGATTAAACTATACCAGAGAACACTCGAGAAATATGGAAACTCCTTTTCCACCTACATACAAAACAACTGGAAATGA